Proteins encoded by one window of Streptacidiphilus sp. PB12-B1b:
- a CDS encoding putative leader peptide yields MTTRRSRTGVRKREIEQEGTAVRRAIGTYSRRHIDLQRISSALCTAA; encoded by the coding sequence GTGACGACCCGGCGGAGCCGAACCGGTGTCCGCAAGCGCGAGATCGAGCAGGAGGGGACCGCCGTGCGTCGAGCCATCGGTACCTACTCGCGTCGTCACATCGATCTGCAGCGCATCTCCAGCGCCCTCTGTACGGCGGCCTGA